A region of the Amycolatopsis sp. cg13 genome:
CCGCACCACGACCGGCGCGACAGCCCTGACTTCGTACGCCTGCCCGCTGGGCACTGCCACGGTCTTCCTCGTGGGAACCGTCACGAATTCCCAATGCCCCACAACGGGCCGGGCAAGCTGCGCGAAAACCTCAAGAAGAGCCGCCCTCGAAGTACTGCTCGACCCGGGCTTCCAGCTCCTGGCCCATCAGTACCCGCTAAGCCTGCGAGGCGAGGGAAAGAACAGAGAAAACGCAAGGATCAAGTTGACCGAGTTGATGAGCGCCGCGATGACGGGGATGCACAGATAAAGCACGATGGGCACGGTGAAGTGCAACTGCCCCACTCCGGAGTAGCCGCCCGAGGTCGTCACGGAAACGACGTACCAGAGAACGAATCCGATCGTCACCAGCCATCCCGTAACAGCTGTCCCCACCTGGACTCCCAGTACGGTGTACTCCTTCCGGTGCCTGAGGAACCCTCCCGTCAGATAGGAACGCGCGATCATCAGCCCGACCCCGGAAAGCATCAAGCAACCCGCGGCGAGAATCCCCAAGACGACCGTCATCCCGGTGGTCACGTCATAGGAAGTAGGAAGGCGGTACCCGAAAATAGGCACCGCGATAACCATGAGCAAGCCGATTCCCGCACTCGCGGAACCCCAGCGCATGGTGGTGGCACGGATCTTCCCGACCAAGGCCGGAGGAAACCAGCGACCGGGAGACGGCGCGGACATATAAGGGTTCGTCATCGCCACCACGATATCCGGCCGAAGCACAGAATATCGCCGCAGAACTGCGGTCAGTAGCTCGGTTTCGGGGGAAGGTGCCCGAGTTTCTTGGTCGACGCGGTGAGATGGCAGCCGACCGTGATCCCGATGAGGGTCTGTTTGTCAGTGCCGAACTGGATGGAGCTGGCGTCGGCCTGGTTGTGGAAGAACGCGTCGTGAGATCCCGGCGCGTCGTGCATGCGCTGCGGTTGAGAGGTGAAGCCGTACTTCGTCGCGATAGCTCCCACGATGCCGAGCGCACGCTCATAGTCGGCATCAGACAGTTTGACCGGCACCACGCGGTTCTCGAGGCTGAGATCCTCACCCGCCGATCCGATGCCCGGGTAGTCATTGCCGCACCCCGCGCGGATCTGTTCGTTCGTCAGAGTCCAGTGCTTGAGGGCGGGTATCTGATCGCCGAGCGCGGTCTGGAGTTCGTCGGCCATCCGCTGGTACTGCGCGGCCGCCTGATCGATGTCGGGCAGCTTCATGAGTTTGGCGAAGACGGAATTCTGGTCTGTGTTCACGTCCGCTCCTGGAGTGAAGGGGTCGGCAGGCTTGCCGCAACTGCTGAGGAGCAGGGCCGTGAGGCCCGCGATGACAGCGCCCACGCGCCAGGGCACATGACCTCTCTGGCAGCCATCGCGACAAGCCCTGCGTCCGGCACGGAACTCGACGCTCGCGGATACTCCGGAGCGCGGCGATGATGATCGCATCGGCACAGGACTCCTTAACGCGACGGCGGGGGCGGCGTGGGAGTCGCGCCGGGAGGCGACGCGACAGGTGGTGGCGGCGTCGTCTGAGGCGTGGCGGGGACTCCAGGAGGAATGGGACGTACGTCTGGCGGACTATGGTCTTGCGGACCTTGGTAGTTGACCGCGAGGTCGTTGTGGCCAGTGGTGATCGCAGCCATGTTATAGAGACTTGTCGACTTCGAGTCGAGATAGCCGCCGTGGTCATAGCTTGTGCTGAGCGGGCCGAGGTCGCTCGTGCTCGCGTCAGGTGTCGGCCGCCGTGCCCAGCGCCGCGGCGTGCTCGTCGGCGTCTCGGCACCACGACGCCAAGGTGGCCGTCCAGAATTCAACGAATGTCGCCGCCGCGCTGCTGGCCTTGGCCCCAGGCAACGCCGCCGACACTTCGTGGACCGGCGTGCCGCAATCCGCGCCGCGAATCTCCCCAACCGCCGCCCGCCCAGCCCGGTCAGCCGCACGAAGCGCTTCCGGAACGGTCGTAAACCCCATCAAGTCCTCCCCAGGCCCGAGATGTGGTAGCTGTCAGTGATCGCCAAACCACTCCGACGCTACAACACACTGCAACCCGCAACCGGGAATTCCCGCACCAACCACCCAACCCAGGAAACACAAAATGTGTCCTGGACCACCCCCGCACACAGACCAGCAGGCCCGAACTCCACCACCCGAGCCAAGCCGATACCGCACCAACCCACCGACCAACCGCAACCGAAGGCACCGCGGGGGTCCGGGGGCTCGGCCCCCGGGCAAAAGAACGACCGACAAACGGAAAGAGCCCCAGTCGCGCAAGCGGCTGGGGCTCTGACCATGGTGGGCGAGGAGGGAGTTGAACCCTCACGTCCTTTCGGACACACGGACCTGAACCGTGCGCGTCTGCCATTCCGCCACTCGCCCGAGTTGCTTCCTTGAGGCAGCCAGCAAAGCTTAGCAGGGCCTTCTGACGGGTTTCACCGGGGGCATGCCCAACCCTTCCTCCCCCGGATAGGATCGATGCGGAAGCACACGTGTGAGGAGGTTGTCCCCGGTGGGTCGCGTTGAGCGCTTTGACAGGCGTCTCGAGAACCTGGTGGGGAATACTTTCGCGCGCATGTTCGGCGGCAACGTCGTCACGCAGGAAGTGGCGGTTGCGCTCGAGAGGGAAGGCGAGGAGAACGTTCGTGAGCTGGCAGGCGGTCGGCAGCTCGCCCCGAATCACTACATCGTGTCTTTGGGGGCGGCTGACCACGATCGCATGGCCGGCGATGAGCAGCGGGTCACCGGGGTTCTCGCGAGGGCGGTGGCGGAACACCTCGCCGCACAGGGCTGGGACACCTATGGTGACGTCGTCGTATCACTCGAGCGCAACGAGGCGCTGCATACTGGACAGTTCAAGACCCGTTCGTCCGTCGATCCCGACGCCCGCGACACTGCGGGGGAAGGGCCGTCACGGTCGGCACGACCCAGCAACGCAGGAGACCCACCAATGAGCCAGCCCCCCGGCTACGGCCAATACGACCAGGGTGACCCGTACGGCCAGCAGGGCCAGTACGGCTACGGACAGCAGGGTGGCCAGCAGCCCGGGTACGACCAGGGTTATGGCGGTCAGCCGCAGCAGGGCTACGACCAAGGCTACGGCGGCCAGCCCCCCGCGCAGGGCTACGACCAGTACGGCGGCCAGGGCCAGCAGCCCGGTTACGACCAGGGCTACGGCGGGCAGCCGCAGCAGGGTTATGACCAGGGTTACGGCGGCCAGCCTCCGGCGCAGGGCTACGACCAGGGTTACGGCGGCCAGGCTCCGCAGGGCGGGTACGACCAGGGCTACGGGCAGCCGCAGCAGGGGTACGACCAGGGCTACGGCGGCCAGCCCCCCGCGCAGGGCTATGACCAGGGTTACGGCCAGCAGGGCGGGTACGACCAGTACGGCGGCCAGCCGCAGGCGGCTTACGGCCAGGACCCGTACGCGCAGCAGGGCGCCCCGGTGCCCGGACGGCAGCTGCAGGCGAGCCTCCAGCTGGACGACGGCTCCAACCGCACCTACTCGCTGAAGCAGGGCGCGAACGTGGTCGGCCGCGGCCAGGACGCGGACTTCCGGCTCCCGGACACCGGCGTCTCCCGGCGGCACCTGGAGATCACCTGGGACGGCCAGAGCGCGACGCTCGCCGACATCGGTTCGACCAACGGGTCCACGGTCAACGGCACTCCGGTGCAGACCTGGCAGCTGGCCGACGGCGACGTGATCCGGGTGGGCCATTCGTCCCTGGTGTTCCGAACCCAGGGCTGATCGCAGACCGTCCACAGGGTTCCCGCAGAATTGTCGTGCGGGGGGATCCGCGGCGCGCGTGGCGCCGCGGCTTGCAGGCACAGGCGGGAGCGGACACAACAAGTGCCAGAGCTGGTCGTTCAACTCACCAGAGTGGGCTTTCTCGTGCTGCTCTGGCTCTTCGTGTTCGCCGCGCTCCGAGTCGTGCGCTCGGACCTCTACGCCGCTTCGGGCCTGCGGGTCCAGGTGCCGTCCTTCCGCCGCAACAAAGAGAAGAAGCCGCGGGGCAGCAAGGCCCCGCAGCAACTGCTCGTCACACACGGGGCCCTCGCGGGCACCCGCATCGCGCTCGACGGCCGGCCGATCCTCATCGGCCGGGCCGACGACTCGACGCTGGTGCTCGACGACGACTACGCATCGACCCGGCACGCCCGGATCGCGCTGCGCGGGGAGGACTGGTACGTGGAAGATCTGGGCTCGACGAACGGGACCTACCTCGACCGGGCTAAGGTCACTGCACCCCTCCGGGTCCCGCTCGGAGTCCCCATCCGGATCGGCAAGACGGTGATCGAGCTTCGCCCATGACTCTCGTCCTCCGCTACGCGGCCCGCAGCGACCGGGGCCTGGTGCGTTCCAACAACCAGGACTCCGTGTACGCCGGCCCGCGTCTCCTCGCGCTCGCCGACGGCATGGGCGGGCACGCCGCAGGTGAGGTGGCCAGCAAGGTCGTCATCGCCTCGCTCGCCCCGCTCGACGACGACGAGCCGGGAGACGACCTCCTCGCCCAGCTCCGCGAAGCCGTCCAGAACGGCAACGCGGCGATCGCCGAACTGGTGTCCCAGGACCCTGATCTCGACGGCATGGGCACCACGCTCACCGCCGTCTTGTTCGCGGGAAGCAGACTTGGTCTGGTCCACGTGGGCGACTCGCGCGCGTATCTGATGCGCGGCGGTCAGTTCGCCCAGATCACCCGGGACGACAGCTTCGTCAACGAACTGCTCGAACAGGGCCGCATCACGCCGGAAGAGGCGGCGGTGCACCCGCAGCGGTCGCTGCTGCTCAAGGCGCTCACCGGACACGAGGTCGAACCGAGCCTCACCGTGCGCGAGGCGCGTCCCGGTGACCGGTACCTCATTTGCTCCGACGGTTTGTCCGGAATGGTCAGCGACGAGACGCTCGCCGAGGCCGTGCAGATCCCGGATCCGCAGGATTGCGCCGACCGGATGATCGAGCTGGCCCTCAAGGGCGGCGGCACGGACAACGTGACCGTCATCATCGCCGACGTGGTCGACGTCGATTTCGGCGACGACGCCCCGATCGTGGGCGGAGCCGCCGGCGACGGCAGCGACGAGATGCATCAGGGCGACTCCCCCGCGGCCAGGGCGCGCGCGCTGACCCAGCCGCCGCCGCAGCCGCGACCGGAGCAGCAGGCTCCGCAAGAAGACCCGAAGGCGAAACGGCGGAAACGGTTCCGCTGGCTCGTCGGGGCGGTCGTGGTGCTGATCGTGCTGGGCGCCGCCGCGATCGCGACTCGATACTTCGTGCTCAGCCAGTATTACGTCGGAGAGGGCCCCGATCAGGAGGTCGTGATCTATCGCGGCGTCCCGGGCAGCGTCCTCGGCATCGACCTGCACTCGCTCGAGCAGGGCTCGTGCCCGCCGGGCCAGCTGTGCACCGACAAGCTCCGCGTCTCCGCGTTGCAGGAGGACGCGCGGATCGCCGTGCAGAACGGCGTGAAGCGCGAAAGCCTCGACGACGCACGCAAGTACATCGACGATTTCCTGCGTCTCAAGAAGAAGCTGTCGGACTGCAAGCCGACCTCTTCCACGGGCGTCCCGCAGTCGGGTGCGCCCTCGTCCAGCGTGGCGCCGCCCGGCGGCACGCCTTCGTCGGCGAACCAGCCTGCGGGGAGGGACTGCTCGACGGCGGGTACGCCGCCGACGGGGGGCGGTAACTGATGGGCCAGCCGTTGGCCGACCCGACGTCCGCCCAGTTCGCCACCAATCCGCCGCGAGACCTCCCCAAGCGCAGGGGCACGGAGCTCGCGTTGCTGGCGTTCGCGGCGGGCATCGTCACCCTGGCGCTGGTCATCGTCGAAGCCAACCAGGAGCAGGAGCTGACGCTCTCGATCCTGTGGGTGGGACTCGCTTATCTCGGCGTGCTCGCCACGACGCACCTCGCCGTGCGCCGGTGGGCCCCGTACGCCGATCCGGTGCTGCTGCCGTGCGTCGCGCTGCTGAACGGGATCGGGCTGGTGATGATTCACCGGCTCGACCTGGCGAAGGCCGAATCGGCGTTGCAGCGCGGCAAGGAGTACTCGCCGGAGATCACCAAGCAGCTGCTGTTCACCGCGGTTTCGCTGGTGCTGTTCGTGATCGTGCTGGTGGTGGTCAACGACCACCGCACGCTGACCCGCTACAGCTACATCGCCGGACTGGTCGGGCTCGGCGCGCTCGCGCTGCCCGCGGTGCTGCCAGCCAGCCTGTCCGAGGCCGGCGGCGCGAAGGTGTGGCTGAAGCTGCCGTTCTTCTCGATCCAGCCGGGCGAGTTCGCGAAGATCCTGCTGATGATCTTCTTCGCCTCGTTCCTGGTGTCCAAACGCGATTTGTTCATGGTGGCGGGCAAGAAGTTCCTCGGCGTGGAGCTGCCGCGCGCGCGTGACCTCGGCCCGATCCTGATCGCCGCCGCCGCGGCCATCGGCGTGCTGGTGTTCGAGAAGGACCTCGGCACGTCGCTGCTGTACTTCAGCATCATCCTGGTGATGCTCTACGTCGCGACCGAGCGCGCGATCTGGGTCGTCGTCGGGCTCACGTTCTTCGTCGGCGGCTGCATCATCGCCTACAACCTGTTCGGCCACGTCCAGCAGCGCGTGGAGAACTGGCTCAACCCCACCGGCCCGCGCTACGACGTGCTGGGCGGCAGCTACCAGCTCGCGCAGGGCCTGTTCGGGCTCGGCACCGGCGGCGTCGGCGGCACCGGGCTCGGCGCGGGCCGCCCGGACATCCCGCCCGCCGCGAGCACCGACTTCATCACCGCCGCGATCGGCGAGGAGCTCGGCTTCATCGGGCTGGCCGCGGTGCTGATGCTGTACGTGCTGCTCGCGATGCGCGGCATGCGCAGCGCGCTGGCCGTACGCGACACGTTCGGAAAGCTGCTCGGCGGCGGGCTCGCCTTCACCATCGTGATCCAGATCTTCGTGGTCGTCGGCGGCGTCACCGCGCTCATCCCGGAAACCGGCGTCACCGCGCCGTTCCTGTCCTACGGCGGCTCTTCGCTGCTGGCGAACTACATCCTGGTCGCCCTGATGCTGCGCATTTCGGACGCGGCGCGCAGGCCGGCCACCCGGCCGAAGCCGCAGCAGCCGCAGGCTCCGATCGCCGAAGCGCACACCGTGATGGTGCGGCGTCCGCCAGCCGAAGGCGACCCGAACGGGAGGACCGCGTGAACGCCCCCCTGCGCAAGGTCGGCATGGCGATGCTCGCGATGATCGTGCTGCTGCTGGCCAACGACACCTACGTCCAGGTCATCAAGGCCGACACGTACCGCACGGATCCGCGCAACCAGCGGGTGCTCTACGACGAGTACTCCCGCCAGCGCGGCCAGATCGTCACGCCGGACGGCACCGTGCTCGCGGGCGTGAAGCCCTCGACGGACAAGTTCAAGTTCTTCCGCACCTACGCCGACGGCCCGATGTACGCCCCGGTCACCGGCTACTACTCGATCAACTACGGCGCGGGCGGGCTCGAGCGCGCCGAGGACGACGTGCTGAACGGGTCGGACCCGCGGCTGTTCGTGCGCCGCCTGTCGGACATGGTCACCGGCCGCGATCCGCGCGGCGGCAACGTGAAGCTCACCATCGACCCGAAGGTGCAGAAGGCCGCCTACGACCTGATGACGCAGCGCGGCTACACCGGCGCGGTGGTCGCGATGGAGCCGAAGACCGGCCGCATCCTGGCGATGGTGTCGACCCCGTCGTACGACCCGAACCAGCTGGCGACGCACGGCACCGACCAGAACAAGGCGTGGGACGCCTACTCCAAGGACAAGAACAACCCGATGCTGAACCGGGCGATCTCGGAGAACTACCCGCCGGGGTCGACGTTCAAGATCGTCACCGCCAGCGCGGCGCTGGAGAGCGGCATCGGCCCGGACACCCAGGTCAGCACCGCGCCGAACGTCCAGCTGCCGGGCACGAACACGACGCTGGAGAACTACGGCGGCGAGACCTGCCCGGGCAACACGTTCAAGGACGCGCTGGCGCACTCGTGCAACGTGCCGTTCGCGACGTTCGCGGGCCAGCTCGGCGCGGACAAGATGAAGGCGGCCGCGGCCAACTTCGGCATCGGGCAGAACGACCTGACCGTGCCGATGCGGGTCGTCGGCTCGACTGTGGGCCCGCTCGACTCGCCGGGCGCGCTGTATCAGAGCGGCATCGGCCAGCGCGACGTC
Encoded here:
- a CDS encoding LppA family lipoprotein, which translates into the protein MNTDQNSVFAKLMKLPDIDQAAAQYQRMADELQTALGDQIPALKHWTLTNEQIRAGCGNDYPGIGSAGEDLSLENRVVPVKLSDADYERALGIVGAIATKYGFTSQPQRMHDAPGSHDAFFHNQADASSIQFGTDKQTLIGITVGCHLTASTKKLGHLPPKPSY
- a CDS encoding DUF3662 and FHA domain-containing protein; translated protein: MGRVERFDRRLENLVGNTFARMFGGNVVTQEVAVALEREGEENVRELAGGRQLAPNHYIVSLGAADHDRMAGDEQRVTGVLARAVAEHLAAQGWDTYGDVVVSLERNEALHTGQFKTRSSVDPDARDTAGEGPSRSARPSNAGDPPMSQPPGYGQYDQGDPYGQQGQYGYGQQGGQQPGYDQGYGGQPQQGYDQGYGGQPPAQGYDQYGGQGQQPGYDQGYGGQPQQGYDQGYGGQPPAQGYDQGYGGQAPQGGYDQGYGQPQQGYDQGYGGQPPAQGYDQGYGQQGGYDQYGGQPQAAYGQDPYAQQGAPVPGRQLQASLQLDDGSNRTYSLKQGANVVGRGQDADFRLPDTGVSRRHLEITWDGQSATLADIGSTNGSTVNGTPVQTWQLADGDVIRVGHSSLVFRTQG
- a CDS encoding FHA domain-containing protein, with amino-acid sequence MPELVVQLTRVGFLVLLWLFVFAALRVVRSDLYAASGLRVQVPSFRRNKEKKPRGSKAPQQLLVTHGALAGTRIALDGRPILIGRADDSTLVLDDDYASTRHARIALRGEDWYVEDLGSTNGTYLDRAKVTAPLRVPLGVPIRIGKTVIELRP
- a CDS encoding PP2C family serine/threonine-protein phosphatase, whose amino-acid sequence is MTLVLRYAARSDRGLVRSNNQDSVYAGPRLLALADGMGGHAAGEVASKVVIASLAPLDDDEPGDDLLAQLREAVQNGNAAIAELVSQDPDLDGMGTTLTAVLFAGSRLGLVHVGDSRAYLMRGGQFAQITRDDSFVNELLEQGRITPEEAAVHPQRSLLLKALTGHEVEPSLTVREARPGDRYLICSDGLSGMVSDETLAEAVQIPDPQDCADRMIELALKGGGTDNVTVIIADVVDVDFGDDAPIVGGAAGDGSDEMHQGDSPAARARALTQPPPQPRPEQQAPQEDPKAKRRKRFRWLVGAVVVLIVLGAAAIATRYFVLSQYYVGEGPDQEVVIYRGVPGSVLGIDLHSLEQGSCPPGQLCTDKLRVSALQEDARIAVQNGVKRESLDDARKYIDDFLRLKKKLSDCKPTSSTGVPQSGAPSSSVAPPGGTPSSANQPAGRDCSTAGTPPTGGGN
- a CDS encoding FtsW/RodA/SpoVE family cell cycle protein — encoded protein: MGQPLADPTSAQFATNPPRDLPKRRGTELALLAFAAGIVTLALVIVEANQEQELTLSILWVGLAYLGVLATTHLAVRRWAPYADPVLLPCVALLNGIGLVMIHRLDLAKAESALQRGKEYSPEITKQLLFTAVSLVLFVIVLVVVNDHRTLTRYSYIAGLVGLGALALPAVLPASLSEAGGAKVWLKLPFFSIQPGEFAKILLMIFFASFLVSKRDLFMVAGKKFLGVELPRARDLGPILIAAAAAIGVLVFEKDLGTSLLYFSIILVMLYVATERAIWVVVGLTFFVGGCIIAYNLFGHVQQRVENWLNPTGPRYDVLGGSYQLAQGLFGLGTGGVGGTGLGAGRPDIPPAASTDFITAAIGEELGFIGLAAVLMLYVLLAMRGMRSALAVRDTFGKLLGGGLAFTIVIQIFVVVGGVTALIPETGVTAPFLSYGGSSLLANYILVALMLRISDAARRPATRPKPQQPQAPIAEAHTVMVRRPPAEGDPNGRTA
- a CDS encoding peptidoglycan D,D-transpeptidase FtsI family protein; this translates as MNAPLRKVGMAMLAMIVLLLANDTYVQVIKADTYRTDPRNQRVLYDEYSRQRGQIVTPDGTVLAGVKPSTDKFKFFRTYADGPMYAPVTGYYSINYGAGGLERAEDDVLNGSDPRLFVRRLSDMVTGRDPRGGNVKLTIDPKVQKAAYDLMTQRGYTGAVVAMEPKTGRILAMVSTPSYDPNQLATHGTDQNKAWDAYSKDKNNPMLNRAISENYPPGSTFKIVTASAALESGIGPDTQVSTAPNVQLPGTNTTLENYGGETCPGNTFKDALAHSCNVPFATFAGQLGADKMKAAAANFGIGQNDLTVPMRVVGSTVGPLDSPGALYQSGIGQRDVRLTPLQDCLLSATVANNGYAMKPQLIQSILAPDLSTVENVDPEQLTGKPALSPENDKILTDMMIASESFTKGGGKNDALKIASKTGTAEHGADSKNTAPHAWYTAFAPSDNPQIAVSVIVENGGNRGLAATGGTVAAEIGRAAIAARLGGG